From the genome of Winogradskyella forsetii, one region includes:
- the trpD gene encoding anthranilate phosphoribosyltransferase, giving the protein MKQLLNRLINQESISSEEAKNVLVNISAGKYNQSQIASFLTVYMMRSITLDELRGFRDALLELCVPVDLEDYNTIDLCGTGGDGKDTFNISTLSSFVTAGAGIHVTKHGNYGVSSACGSSNVMESLGIKFTNNIDFLKRSIDEAGICVLHAPLFHPAMKNVAPIRKELGVKTFFNMLGPMVNPAFPKNQMVGVFNLELLRLYGYLYQESDKNYAIVHALDGYDEISLTGKTKVISNNSETLFEPYELGVDSVEQSAIFGGNTVKQAAKLFTKIINGNGSKAQNNVVCANAGLAIATAKQISHKEGFELAKESLESGKAKKSMDTLVALSGK; this is encoded by the coding sequence ATGAAACAACTACTTAACAGACTAATCAATCAAGAAAGCATCTCAAGCGAAGAAGCAAAAAATGTCTTGGTTAATATTTCAGCAGGAAAATATAACCAAAGCCAAATTGCATCATTTTTAACCGTTTATATGATGCGAAGTATAACTTTAGACGAACTTCGAGGATTTAGGGATGCACTTTTAGAACTTTGTGTTCCTGTAGATTTAGAAGATTACAATACCATCGATTTATGCGGAACAGGTGGCGATGGAAAAGACACATTTAACATATCAACCTTATCGTCCTTTGTAACTGCAGGTGCAGGAATTCATGTGACAAAACATGGAAACTATGGTGTGTCATCCGCATGTGGTTCATCAAACGTCATGGAAAGCTTGGGTATCAAATTCACAAATAATATTGATTTTTTAAAACGGAGTATCGATGAAGCAGGGATTTGTGTGTTACATGCACCATTATTTCATCCGGCCATGAAAAATGTGGCACCCATTAGAAAAGAGCTCGGTGTCAAAACATTTTTCAATATGTTGGGCCCAATGGTAAACCCAGCCTTTCCAAAAAATCAAATGGTAGGTGTATTTAATCTTGAACTATTAAGGCTTTATGGCTATTTGTACCAAGAATCCGATAAGAATTATGCTATTGTTCACGCCTTGGATGGATATGATGAAATATCCTTAACAGGAAAAACCAAAGTGATTTCCAACAATTCAGAAACCTTATTTGAACCTTATGAATTAGGAGTTGACAGCGTAGAACAATCAGCAATATTTGGAGGAAACACGGTAAAGCAGGCCGCTAAACTTTTCACAAAAATTATAAATGGAAATGGTTCTAAAGCCCAAAATAATGTCGTATGCGCCAATGCCGGATTAGCCATAGCTACTGCAAAACAAATTTCCCATAAGGAAGGTTTTGAGTTGGCTAAAGAGTCGTTAGAAAGCGGAAAAGCGAAAAAGAGTATGGATACTTTGGTCGCGTTGAGTGGAAAATGA
- the trpC gene encoding indole-3-glycerol phosphate synthase TrpC: MNILDKIVKDKRKEVELKKEFIPIAAYEQLPSFGMKTTSLSKKLRASNSGIIAEFKRKSPSKSIINNTALVEDVAIGYEMAGVCGMSVLTDEIYFGGTMDDLINARESCSLPLLRKEFIIDEYQIIEAKAIGADAILLIAAILTKAEIKHFSEFAKRLNLDVLLEVHNEDELHKSIMPSLDMLGVNNRNLKTFEVSLDISKELSQLIPEDFVKVSESGISSVEAIKELQPFGYKGFLIGENFMKTDNPGESAKQFIKSLI, translated from the coding sequence ATGAACATATTAGATAAAATAGTTAAAGACAAGCGTAAAGAAGTTGAACTCAAAAAAGAGTTCATTCCAATAGCAGCCTATGAGCAATTGCCTTCTTTTGGAATGAAAACAACTTCACTTTCAAAAAAATTAAGAGCCAGCAACTCTGGGATTATTGCTGAATTTAAGCGTAAATCGCCTTCAAAATCAATTATCAACAATACGGCTTTGGTTGAAGATGTCGCTATTGGTTATGAAATGGCAGGCGTCTGTGGTATGTCTGTTTTAACAGACGAAATTTATTTTGGCGGCACCATGGACGATTTAATAAATGCTAGAGAAAGTTGTAGTTTGCCCTTATTACGAAAAGAATTTATTATTGATGAATATCAGATTATTGAAGCCAAAGCCATTGGTGCCGATGCTATTTTACTCATTGCTGCAATTCTGACAAAAGCTGAAATCAAACATTTTTCAGAATTTGCAAAACGTTTAAATCTTGATGTTTTACTTGAAGTACATAACGAAGACGAATTACATAAATCCATTATGCCGTCTTTGGATATGTTAGGCGTAAACAATAGAAATCTTAAAACTTTTGAAGTTAGCTTAGATATATCAAAAGAATTAAGCCAATTAATTCCTGAAGATTTTGTAAAAGTCTCCGAAAGTGGCATTAGTTCAGTCGAAGCCATTAAGGAATTGCAACCCTTTGGTTATAAAGGATTTCTAATAGGTGAAAACTTTATGAAGACTGATAATCCTGGAGAAAGCGCGAAACAATTTATAAAGAGCCTAATATAA
- a CDS encoding cell division ATP-binding protein FtsE: MSETVLELKDATIYQGDSMVLSKVNFEMQKGDFVYLIGKTGSGKSSFMKTLYGDLQLTEGEGSVVDFNLKTMKENDIPFLRRKLGIVFQDFKLLPDRTIIGNLEFVLKATGWKEKDRIKDRIDSVLDKVAMKTKGFKYPHELSGGEQQRIAIARALLNDPELILADEPTGNLDPQTSIEVMEVLQDINKNGNTILMATHDYALLLKYPSKTLKCDENKVFEVVQRKS; the protein is encoded by the coding sequence ATGTCCGAAACGGTTTTAGAGCTTAAAGATGCTACCATTTATCAAGGCGATAGCATGGTGCTTTCAAAAGTGAATTTTGAAATGCAAAAAGGCGATTTTGTTTATCTTATAGGAAAAACGGGGAGCGGTAAAAGTAGTTTTATGAAAACGCTTTATGGTGATTTACAATTGACCGAAGGTGAAGGTTCTGTGGTTGATTTTAATCTAAAAACCATGAAAGAAAATGATATTCCGTTTTTAAGACGAAAGTTGGGTATTGTTTTTCAAGATTTCAAGTTATTGCCAGATCGCACTATTATTGGTAATTTAGAATTTGTATTAAAAGCAACTGGCTGGAAAGAAAAGGATAGGATTAAAGACCGTATTGACTCTGTTCTAGATAAAGTTGCCATGAAAACCAAGGGCTTTAAATATCCTCATGAACTTTCTGGTGGTGAGCAACAGCGTATTGCCATAGCACGCGCTTTACTGAATGATCCTGAGCTTATCTTAGCCGATGAGCCAACGGGTAACTTGGATCCACAAACCAGTATAGAAGTTATGGAAGTTTTGCAAGACATCAATAAAAATGGGAATACGATTTTAATGGCGACCCATGACTATGCCTTGCTTTTAAAATATCCAAGTAAAACCTTAAAGTGCGACGAAAACAAGGTTTTTGAAGTTGTGCAAAGGAAGAGTTAG
- a CDS encoding anthranilate synthase component II — MKKILVIDNYDSFTYNLVHYLEDLDCEVTVKRNDKLTLEDVDAFDKIVLSPGPGIPDEAGLLKQIIATYAATKSILGVCLGQQAIGEVFGGTLENLDNVYHGVATNVTLSVDDETLFKGLDKTFEVGRYHSWVVNINLPESLEATSFDENGQIMSLRHKIYDVKGVQYHPESVLTPNGKRILENWVNE; from the coding sequence ATGAAAAAAATATTAGTCATAGACAACTACGACAGTTTCACCTACAATCTAGTCCATTATTTGGAAGATTTAGATTGTGAAGTCACCGTAAAAAGAAACGATAAATTAACACTCGAAGACGTTGATGCGTTTGATAAAATTGTGTTATCACCAGGACCAGGAATTCCAGATGAGGCAGGATTATTAAAACAAATTATCGCTACCTATGCAGCAACTAAGAGTATTTTAGGTGTTTGTTTAGGACAGCAAGCTATTGGCGAAGTCTTTGGAGGCACTTTAGAAAATTTAGATAATGTTTATCATGGTGTAGCAACAAACGTGACACTTTCCGTTGATGATGAAACCTTATTCAAAGGACTTGATAAAACATTTGAAGTGGGTAGATACCACTCTTGGGTGGTCAACATCAATTTGCCGGAAAGCTTAGAAGCTACATCATTTGACGAAAATGGTCAGATAATGTCGCTTAGACATAAAATTTACGATGTTAAGGGCGTACAATATCATCCAGAATCCGTTCTAACACCGAATGGGAAACGGATTTTGGAGAATTGGGTTAATGAGTGA
- the trpB gene encoding tryptophan synthase subunit beta: MSYNINEKGYYGEFGGAYIPEMLYPNVEELRQNYLKIMAEPSFQEEFNALLKDYVGRPSPLYFAKRLSEKYNTKIYLKREDLNHTGAHKINNTIGQILMAKRLGKNRIIAETGAGQHGVATATVCALMGIECIVYMGEIDIARQAPNVARMKMLGATVVPALSGSRTLKDATNEAIRDWINNPVDTHYIIGSVVGPHPYPDMVAKFQAVVSEEIKSQLMEKEGTEDPDYLIACVGGGSNAAGTYYHYLDNDNVNIIAVEAAGLGVDSGESAATSVLGKEGIIHGSKTLLMQTKDGQITEPYSISAGLDYPGVGPMHANLYKTGRAEFIAITDDDAMKAGFSLCQLEGIIPAIETSHALAVFEHKTFKPNDIIVLNLSGRGDKDLQNYIDYFKL; encoded by the coding sequence ATGAGTTACAACATTAACGAAAAAGGATATTACGGAGAATTTGGAGGTGCATATATTCCAGAAATGCTTTACCCAAATGTAGAGGAATTGCGTCAAAACTATTTAAAAATCATGGCAGAACCTTCATTCCAAGAAGAGTTCAATGCTTTACTAAAAGATTATGTGGGCAGACCTTCTCCACTCTATTTTGCCAAACGGCTTTCAGAAAAATACAATACAAAAATATATCTCAAGCGTGAAGACCTCAACCACACTGGAGCTCACAAAATCAATAATACCATTGGTCAAATCCTTATGGCAAAACGTCTTGGAAAAAACAGGATTATTGCCGAAACTGGAGCTGGTCAACATGGTGTTGCCACAGCAACCGTTTGTGCTCTAATGGGCATTGAATGTATTGTTTACATGGGCGAAATTGACATTGCAAGACAAGCGCCAAATGTCGCAAGAATGAAAATGTTAGGCGCAACTGTAGTTCCCGCTTTATCGGGAAGCAGGACTTTAAAAGATGCCACCAACGAAGCGATTCGTGATTGGATCAACAATCCTGTAGATACACATTATATTATTGGAAGTGTGGTTGGTCCTCATCCCTATCCAGATATGGTTGCCAAGTTTCAAGCTGTGGTTTCTGAAGAGATCAAAAGTCAACTTATGGAAAAAGAAGGCACAGAAGATCCCGATTATCTCATTGCTTGTGTTGGAGGAGGAAGCAATGCTGCCGGTACTTATTATCATTATCTAGACAATGACAACGTAAATATCATAGCCGTTGAAGCCGCAGGATTAGGGGTGGATTCTGGAGAAAGCGCTGCCACTTCGGTGCTAGGAAAAGAAGGAATTATTCATGGTAGCAAAACCTTATTAATGCAAACGAAGGATGGACAAATAACAGAACCCTATTCCATTTCTGCCGGATTGGATTATCCAGGTGTTGGGCCAATGCATGCTAATTTATATAAAACTGGTCGAGCGGAATTTATTGCCATAACTGATGATGACGCCATGAAAGCTGGATTCAGTCTATGCCAGTTAGAAGGCATCATTCCTGCGATTGAAACCTCTCATGCTTTGGCCGTATTTGAACATAAAACTTTCAAACCAAATGATATCATTGTTCTAAATTTATCTGGTCGAGGTGATAAAGATTTACAGAATTATATTGATTATTTTAAGTTGTAA
- a CDS encoding anthranilate synthase component I family protein, protein MKTFSLYTHYKKILADTITPVSIYLKIRDKFPNSILLESSDYHANDNSFSYICCNPIASIKVEGDTIYQTYPDGSSKSNFVDTVGVVEEIHKFTQRFKVDSNEEFKFINNGIFGYTAYDAVKYFEDIEISKKENSVTIPEIYYAVYQNIIAINHFKNEAYIFAHCFDTENNIDELLQLIQTRQYASYDFKRKGDLASNLTDDEYKQHVELAKKHCGRGDVFQLVLSKRFSQQFSGDEFNVYRALRSINPSPYLFYFDYGNFKIFGSSPEAQLVVSDGKAEIHPIAGTFKRSGNDLKDAELAELLIKDKKENSEHVMLVDLARNDLSRHGSQVTVENYREVQFFSHVIHLVSKVTGTIHKNTDTMQVVADTFPAGTLSGAPKHKAMQLIEKYEKTSRGYYGGAIGFMDFNGNFNHAIMIRTFLSQNHKLFWQAGAGLVAKSNPESELQEVYNKLGALTKAIEQAEEI, encoded by the coding sequence AACGACAACAGTTTTTCTTATATCTGCTGTAATCCCATTGCTTCTATTAAGGTTGAAGGCGATACGATTTACCAAACCTATCCAGACGGAAGTTCTAAATCCAATTTTGTTGACACGGTTGGTGTGGTTGAAGAAATTCACAAATTCACTCAACGCTTTAAAGTCGATTCCAATGAAGAATTCAAATTTATCAACAATGGTATTTTTGGATATACCGCCTATGATGCTGTAAAGTATTTTGAAGATATTGAAATTTCGAAAAAGGAAAATTCCGTTACCATTCCTGAAATTTATTACGCTGTCTACCAAAACATAATTGCCATCAATCACTTTAAGAACGAAGCTTATATTTTTGCGCATTGTTTTGATACCGAAAATAACATTGATGAACTTCTTCAATTAATCCAAACCAGGCAATATGCCTCTTACGATTTTAAAAGGAAAGGAGACCTTGCATCCAATCTTACTGATGATGAGTATAAACAACATGTAGAATTGGCAAAAAAACATTGTGGAAGAGGCGATGTGTTTCAATTGGTATTGTCTAAAAGATTTTCGCAACAATTTAGTGGAGACGAATTTAATGTCTACAGGGCTTTGAGAAGCATCAACCCTTCACCATACCTGTTTTATTTCGATTATGGGAATTTTAAAATATTCGGGAGTTCGCCTGAAGCACAATTAGTGGTTAGCGATGGGAAAGCTGAAATCCACCCAATTGCAGGAACTTTTAAGCGAAGTGGTAACGACCTTAAAGACGCAGAACTCGCAGAACTATTAATAAAAGACAAAAAGGAAAATAGCGAACACGTAATGCTGGTAGATTTGGCACGAAACGATTTAAGCAGACACGGAAGCCAAGTTACGGTTGAGAATTATAGGGAAGTACAGTTTTTTTCCCATGTGATCCATTTGGTAAGTAAAGTGACAGGCACTATTCATAAAAATACGGATACGATGCAAGTTGTTGCCGATACATTTCCCGCAGGAACGTTGAGCGGCGCACCAAAGCATAAAGCCATGCAACTCATAGAAAAATATGAAAAAACAAGCAGAGGCTATTATGGTGGCGCCATTGGTTTTATGGATTTTAATGGTAATTTTAATCATGCGATTATGATTAGAACATTTTTGAGTCAGAATCACAAATTATTCTGGCAAGCAGGCGCTGGATTAGTAGCAAAATCAAATCCAGAAAGTGAATTGCAAGAAGTCTATAATAAACTCGGCGCGTTGACAAAGGCAATTGAACAGGCAGAGGAGATTTGA
- a CDS encoding phosphoribosylanthranilate isomerase: MKLKVCGMKYKDNIEAVAKLQPDFLGFIFYKKSSRQFTTTIPKLPNRIKKVGVFVDEKLEIVLETIKKFNLKVVQLHGHESPEYCATIKHVEVIKVFSIKDQFNFNVLQPYEEVCEFFLFDTKGKLPGGNGFSFNWDVLKNYPSTKPYFLSGGIGIEDIEKIKEFKKNSASKYCYAIDVNSKFEIEAGLKNIDELEKFRYELQH, encoded by the coding sequence ATGAAACTGAAAGTTTGTGGAATGAAATATAAAGACAACATAGAAGCTGTTGCTAAACTGCAACCCGACTTTTTGGGCTTTATATTTTATAAAAAATCGTCTAGGCAATTCACCACTACTATTCCCAAATTACCAAATAGAATTAAAAAAGTTGGTGTTTTTGTGGATGAAAAATTAGAAATCGTATTGGAAACGATTAAGAAATTTAACCTGAAAGTTGTTCAATTACATGGGCATGAATCGCCAGAATATTGTGCTACAATAAAGCATGTGGAGGTCATAAAGGTCTTTAGTATTAAGGATCAATTCAATTTTAACGTACTTCAACCTTACGAAGAGGTATGCGAATTTTTCTTATTTGATACTAAAGGAAAATTACCTGGAGGCAATGGTTTCAGTTTTAATTGGGATGTTCTTAAAAATTATCCTTCCACTAAACCCTATTTTTTAAGTGGCGGCATTGGCATAGAAGACATTGAAAAAATTAAAGAATTCAAAAAAAATTCTGCTTCAAAATATTGTTATGCTATAGACGTTAATAGTAAATTTGAGATTGAAGCTGGATTAAAAAATATTGACGAATTAGAAAAGTTTAGGTATGAGTTACAACATTAA